In Pengzhenrongella sicca, a single genomic region encodes these proteins:
- a CDS encoding ABC transporter substrate-binding protein — translation MHLRTRGSRAVRPAVAAWIGLGALTLAACSGGGDPAADSTESGGEAAAGCTNTVVKPDAEQVTVWAWYPAFEPVVDLFNNSHDDIQICWSNAGQGNDEYTKFSTTIEAKSGAPDVIMLETEVLPSFIIRDALADLSPYGAADVEANYAPGVWADHSSGDSVYAIPVDGGPMGMLYRQDMFEAAGIMEPPATWEQFAIDAQKLRDSGSTALMTDFPTNGRAFNQALFAQAGSVPYVFGDSPTDVTIELNDDGTKKVLNYWFDLIDKGLVGTDDAFTTDYNTKLVDGSYAVYLAAAWGPGYLSGLAGADESAVWRAAPLPQWDAADPVQVNWGGSAFAVTSQAKNPEAAAVVAKEIFGTEEAWKIGIEQGALYPLWLPIAESDYFKGLEYPFFGGQKINEDVFLAAAAGYEGFTFSPFQNFAYDQLTEEQFAAVQGEKSPDQAADDLQDQVVEYATSEGFTVD, via the coding sequence ATGCACCTCAGAACTCGTGGTTCGCGGGCCGTGCGGCCCGCCGTGGCGGCCTGGATCGGGCTCGGCGCCCTCACTCTCGCGGCGTGCTCCGGTGGCGGCGACCCTGCGGCGGACTCCACGGAGTCCGGTGGCGAGGCCGCCGCCGGTTGCACCAACACCGTCGTCAAGCCCGACGCCGAGCAGGTGACGGTCTGGGCGTGGTACCCGGCGTTCGAGCCCGTCGTCGACCTGTTCAACAACTCGCACGACGACATCCAGATCTGCTGGTCCAACGCGGGCCAGGGCAACGACGAGTACACGAAGTTCAGCACGACGATCGAGGCGAAGAGCGGCGCGCCCGACGTCATCATGCTCGAGACCGAGGTGCTGCCGAGCTTCATCATCCGCGACGCGCTCGCCGACCTGTCGCCGTACGGCGCGGCCGACGTCGAGGCGAACTATGCCCCGGGCGTCTGGGCGGACCACTCGAGCGGGGACAGCGTGTACGCGATCCCGGTCGACGGCGGCCCGATGGGGATGCTGTACCGCCAGGACATGTTCGAGGCCGCGGGCATCATGGAGCCGCCGGCGACGTGGGAGCAGTTCGCGATCGACGCCCAGAAGCTGCGCGACTCCGGCAGCACCGCGCTCATGACCGACTTCCCGACCAACGGGCGGGCCTTCAACCAGGCGCTGTTCGCCCAGGCGGGCTCTGTGCCCTACGTCTTCGGCGACAGCCCGACCGACGTGACGATCGAGCTCAACGACGACGGGACGAAGAAGGTCCTCAACTACTGGTTCGACCTGATCGACAAGGGCCTGGTGGGCACGGACGACGCCTTCACGACCGACTACAACACCAAGCTCGTCGACGGCAGCTACGCGGTGTACCTCGCCGCGGCGTGGGGCCCGGGGTACCTGTCTGGCCTGGCCGGCGCCGACGAGTCCGCCGTCTGGCGCGCCGCGCCGCTGCCCCAGTGGGACGCGGCCGACCCGGTTCAGGTCAACTGGGGTGGCTCGGCCTTCGCCGTGACCAGCCAGGCCAAGAACCCCGAGGCTGCGGCCGTGGTGGCCAAGGAGATCTTCGGCACCGAGGAGGCCTGGAAGATCGGGATCGAGCAGGGCGCGCTCTACCCGCTCTGGCTCCCGATCGCTGAGTCCGACTACTTCAAGGGGCTCGAGTACCCGTTCTTCGGCGGTCAGAAGATCAACGAGGACGTCTTCCTGGCCGCGGCCGCGGGCTACGAGGGCTTCACGTTCTCGCCGTTCCAGAACTTCGCCTACGACCAGCTCACCGAGGAGCAGTTCGCCGCGGTCCAGGGGGAGAAGTCGCCCGACCAGGCGGCCGATGACCTGCAGGACCAGGTGGTGGAGTACGCCACGAGCGAGGGCTTCACGGTCGACTAG